Proteins encoded within one genomic window of Citrobacter amalonaticus Y19:
- the argB gene encoding acetylglutamate kinase: MMSPLIIKLGGVLLDSEEALERLFTALVNYRESHQRPLVIVHGGGCVVDELMKGLNLPVKKKNGLRVTPADQIDIITGALAGTANKTLLAWAKKHHIASVGLYLGDGDSVKVTQLDEELGHVGLAKPGSPKLINTLLENGFLPVVSSIGVTEEGQLMNVNADQAATALAATLGADLILLSDVSGILDGKGQRIAEMTAAKAEQLIDQGIITDGMIVKVNAALDAARTLGRPVDIASWRHAEQLPALFNGTPIGTRILA; the protein is encoded by the coding sequence ATGATGAGTCCATTAATTATCAAGCTGGGTGGCGTATTACTGGATAGCGAAGAGGCGCTGGAGCGTCTTTTTACCGCACTGGTGAACTATCGTGAGTCGCATCAGCGTCCGTTGGTCATTGTGCACGGCGGCGGCTGCGTCGTTGATGAACTGATGAAAGGGCTCAACCTGCCGGTGAAAAAGAAAAACGGCCTGCGCGTGACGCCAGCCGACCAGATCGACATCATTACCGGCGCGCTGGCGGGAACAGCCAACAAAACGCTGCTGGCCTGGGCGAAGAAGCATCACATTGCCTCCGTTGGTCTGTATCTTGGCGATGGCGACAGCGTAAAAGTGACTCAGCTCGACGAAGAGCTCGGCCACGTTGGACTGGCGAAGCCAGGTTCGCCTAAGCTGATTAACACGCTGCTGGAAAATGGTTTTCTGCCGGTCGTCAGCTCGATTGGGGTGACGGAAGAAGGGCAACTGATGAACGTGAACGCGGACCAGGCGGCGACGGCGCTGGCGGCGACGCTGGGCGCGGACCTGATCCTGCTCTCCGACGTGAGCGGGATTCTCGATGGTAAAGGTCAGCGTATTGCGGAAATGACCGCCGCGAAAGCGGAGCAGCTGATCGACCAGGGTATCATTACGGATGGCATGATTGTGAAGGTAAATGCCGCACTGGATGCCGCGCGCACGCTGGGGCGTCCGGTGGATATCGCCTCGTGGCGTCACGCGGAGCAACTTCCGGCGCTGTTTAACGGCACGCCAATTGGTACGCGTATTCTGGCGTAA
- a CDS encoding phosphoethanolamine transferase CptA, whose amino-acid sequence MQSTTLQSTPSFSWKALGWALLYFWFFSTLLQAIILITGFSGTNGLRDSLLYSSLWLIPIFLFPSRTRVIAAVVGVVLWATSLATLCYFVIYGQEFSQSVLFVMFETNANEASEYLSQYFSLKIIAIALAYTVVAVFLWTRLRPVYIPGRWRWLVSFALLYGLILNPFVVRSAFGNSPYEKTLSGLSSRMEPAAPWQFVIGYYQYQRQLTSLNNLLSQNHALPPLSNFKDNSGDAPRTLVLVIGESTQRGRMSLYGYPRETTPELDELHKSDPNLTVFNNVVTSRPYTIEILQQALTFANEKNPDLYLTKPSLMNMMKQAGYKTYWITNQQTMTARNTMLTVFSKQTDEQFYMNQQRTQSAREYDTNVLTPFKKIMADPTPKKFIIVHLLGTHIKYKFRYPEDQGKFDGNTDHLPPGLNAEEQESYNDYDNANLYNDKVVASLIKDYKATDPNGFLLYFSDHGEEVYDTPPHKTQGRNEDNPTRHMYTVPFLLWTSEKWQAAHPRDFSQDVNRKYSSSELIHTWSDLAGLTYDDYDPTRSLTSPQFKETTRWIGNPYKKNALIDYDSLPYGDQVGNQ is encoded by the coding sequence ATGCAATCCACAACCCTCCAGTCTACGCCATCATTTAGCTGGAAAGCCCTTGGCTGGGCGCTTCTCTATTTTTGGTTTTTTTCCACCTTACTACAGGCCATTATTTTAATTACGGGTTTCAGCGGTACCAACGGGCTGCGTGACTCATTACTTTACAGCTCCCTTTGGCTGATCCCGATTTTCCTGTTCCCGAGTCGGACCCGCGTTATTGCTGCGGTGGTGGGGGTCGTGTTGTGGGCTACGTCGCTGGCCACACTCTGCTATTTCGTTATCTATGGACAAGAGTTTTCGCAAAGCGTCCTGTTTGTGATGTTTGAGACCAATGCTAACGAAGCCAGCGAATACCTGAGCCAGTATTTCAGTCTGAAGATTATCGCCATTGCGCTGGCCTATACCGTCGTCGCCGTGTTTCTCTGGACGCGACTGCGCCCCGTCTATATTCCGGGACGCTGGCGTTGGCTCGTCTCTTTTGCGTTGCTGTATGGACTGATCCTGAACCCGTTTGTGGTGCGTTCCGCATTTGGCAACTCTCCGTATGAGAAGACGTTAAGCGGCCTCTCCTCGCGTATGGAACCGGCGGCGCCGTGGCAGTTTGTCATTGGTTACTACCAGTATCAGCGCCAGTTGACCTCACTCAACAACCTGTTGAGCCAGAACCATGCGCTGCCTCCGCTGAGCAATTTTAAAGACAACTCCGGCGACGCACCACGTACGCTGGTGCTGGTGATTGGCGAGTCTACCCAGCGTGGTCGCATGAGTCTGTACGGTTATCCGCGTGAAACCACGCCGGAACTGGACGAATTGCATAAGTCAGACCCGAATCTGACCGTGTTTAATAACGTCGTGACCTCACGTCCTTACACGATCGAAATCTTGCAGCAGGCGTTGACCTTTGCAAACGAGAAGAATCCGGACCTGTATCTGACGAAACCGTCGCTGATGAACATGATGAAACAGGCGGGATACAAAACCTACTGGATCACAAACCAGCAGACGATGACCGCGCGTAACACCATGCTGACGGTTTTCTCTAAGCAGACCGATGAGCAGTTCTATATGAACCAGCAGCGTACGCAAAGCGCGCGCGAATATGACACTAACGTGCTGACGCCATTCAAGAAGATCATGGCCGATCCGACACCGAAAAAGTTCATCATTGTTCATCTGCTGGGCACGCACATTAAGTACAAATTCCGCTACCCGGAAGACCAGGGCAAGTTCGACGGTAATACCGATCATCTCCCGCCGGGCCTGAACGCAGAAGAGCAGGAGTCGTATAACGATTACGATAACGCCAACCTGTATAACGACAAGGTCGTCGCGAGCCTGATTAAGGATTATAAAGCAACCGATCCGAACGGTTTCCTGCTCTATTTCTCCGATCATGGTGAAGAGGTGTATGACACCCCGCCACATAAAACACAGGGTCGCAACGAGGATAACCCAACGCGTCACATGTATACCGTGCCGTTCCTGTTGTGGACTTCCGAGAAATGGCAGGCCGCGCATCCGCGTGATTTCTCACAGGATGTGAATCGCAAGTACAGCAGTTCGGAACTGATCCACACCTGGTCCGACTTAGCCGGTCTGACCTACGACGATTACGATCCGACGCGTTCCCTCACCAGCCCGCAGTTCAAAGAAACGACGCGCTGGATTGGCAACCCGTACAAGAAAAATGCGCTGATTGACTACGACAGCCTGCCGTATGGCGATCAGGTCGGAAATCAGTAA
- the argC gene encoding N-acetyl-gamma-glutamyl-phosphate reductase: MLNTLIVGASGYAGAELVSYVNRHPHMTITALTVSAQSNDAGKLISDLHPQLKGIVDLPLQPMSDISEFTDGVDVVFLATAHEVSHDLAPQFLAAGCVVFDLSGAFRVNDAGFYEKYYGFTHQHSDLLEQAVYGLAEWSADKLKEANLIAVPGCYPTAAQLSLKPLIDAGLLDLAQWPVINATSGVSGAGRKAALSNSFCEVSLQPYGVFTHRHQPEIATHLGTEVIFTPHLGNFPRGILETITCRLQPGVTHAQVAQVLQQAYGDKPLVRLYDNGVPALKNVVGLPFCDIGFAVQGEHLIVVATEDNLLKGAAAQAVQCANIRFGFAETQSLI; encoded by the coding sequence ATGTTGAATACGCTGATTGTAGGCGCTAGCGGTTATGCGGGCGCAGAGCTTGTAAGCTACGTGAATCGCCACCCCCATATGACCATAACCGCTTTGACCGTCTCAGCGCAAAGCAATGATGCGGGAAAGTTAATTTCTGATTTGCATCCACAGCTTAAAGGCATTGTCGATCTGCCCTTGCAGCCGATGTCCGATATCAGCGAGTTTACCGACGGCGTGGATGTGGTGTTTTTAGCCACCGCCCACGAAGTCAGCCATGACCTGGCGCCGCAATTTTTGGCCGCCGGTTGCGTGGTCTTCGATCTTTCCGGTGCCTTCCGCGTGAACGATGCCGGGTTCTATGAAAAATACTATGGTTTCACTCATCAGCATTCCGACCTGCTTGAACAGGCGGTGTACGGCCTGGCGGAGTGGAGCGCCGACAAACTGAAAGAGGCGAATCTGATCGCAGTGCCGGGGTGCTATCCCACGGCGGCGCAGCTCTCTCTTAAACCACTGATCGACGCCGGGCTGCTGGATTTGGCGCAATGGCCGGTGATTAACGCGACCAGCGGCGTTAGCGGGGCGGGACGTAAAGCGGCGCTGTCTAACAGCTTCTGCGAAGTGAGCCTGCAACCGTATGGTGTGTTTACCCATCGTCATCAGCCGGAGATCGCCACCCATCTGGGGACTGAGGTGATTTTCACTCCTCATCTGGGTAATTTCCCGCGTGGGATTCTGGAAACGATCACCTGTCGACTGCAGCCGGGCGTGACGCATGCGCAGGTCGCTCAGGTATTGCAGCAGGCGTATGGCGATAAACCGCTGGTGCGTCTGTATGACAACGGCGTTCCGGCGCTGAAGAATGTGGTTGGGCTGCCATTCTGCGATATCGGTTTCGCCGTGCAGGGTGAACATTTGATTGTGGTGGCCACCGAAGATAACTTGTTGAAAGGTGCCGCCGCACAGGCAGTGCAGTGCGCCAATATCCGTTTCGGCTTTGCTGAAACGCAGTCTCTTATTTAA
- the ppc gene encoding phosphoenolpyruvate carboxylase — MNEQYSALRSNVSMLGKVLGETIKDALGENILDRVETIRKLSKSSRAGNEAHRQELLTTLQNLSNDELLPVARAFSQFLNLANTAEQYHSSSPKGEGASNPEVIARTLRKLKNQPDLNDAIIKKAVESLSLELVLTAHPTEITRRTLIHKMGEINACLKQLDSKDIVEYERHQLMRRLRQLIAQSWHTDEIRKLRPSPVDEAKWGFAVVENSLWQGVPNYLRELNEQLEENLGYQLPVDFVPVRFTSWMGGDRDGNPNVTADITRHVLLLSRWKATDLFLKDIHVLVSELSMVDATPELLAMVGEEGASEPYRYLMKNLRARLMATQAWLEARLKGEKLPKPAGLLTQNEQLWEPLYACYRSLQACGMGIIANGELLDTLRRVKCFGVPLVRIDIRQESTRHTEALGELTRYLGIGDYESWSEADKQAFLIRELNSKRPLLPRNWEPSNDTREVLDTCKVIAEAPKGSIAAYVISMAKTPSDVLAVHLLLKEAGIGFAMPVAPLFETLDDLNNADDVMTQLLNIDWYRGLIQGKQMVMIGYSDSAKDAGVMAASWAQYQAQDALIKTCEKAGIELTLFHGRGGSIGRGGAPAHAALLSQPPGSLKGGLRVTEQGEMIRFKYGLPEVTVSSLSLYTSAILEANLLPPPEPKDAWCHIMDELSVISCEVYRGYVRENKDFVPYFRSATPEQELGKLPLGSRPAKRRPTGGVESLRAIPWIFAWTQNRLMLPAWLGAGTALQKVVEDGKQSELEAMCRDWPFFSTRLGMLEMVFSKADLWLAEYYDQRLVAKELWPLGKELRELLEEDIKVVLAIANDSHLMADLPWIAESIQLRNIYTDPLNVLQAELLHRSRLTEQQGKEPDPRVEQALMVTIAGVAAGMRNTG, encoded by the coding sequence ATGAACGAACAATATTCCGCGTTGCGTAGTAATGTCAGTATGCTCGGCAAAGTGCTGGGAGAAACCATCAAGGATGCGCTGGGAGAGAACATTCTTGATCGCGTAGAAACAATCCGTAAGCTGTCTAAATCCTCACGCGCTGGCAATGAAGCTCATCGCCAGGAGTTGCTCACCACGTTACAAAATCTGTCGAATGACGAGCTGCTGCCGGTCGCACGCGCGTTTAGCCAGTTCCTGAACCTGGCCAACACCGCCGAGCAATATCACAGCAGTTCGCCAAAAGGCGAAGGCGCCAGCAACCCGGAAGTGATTGCCCGCACCCTGCGTAAACTGAAAAACCAGCCGGACCTGAACGACGCCATCATCAAAAAAGCGGTGGAGTCGTTATCTCTGGAGCTGGTGTTGACCGCACATCCGACGGAAATTACCCGTCGCACGCTGATCCACAAAATGGGCGAAATCAACGCCTGTCTGAAGCAACTCGATAGCAAAGATATCGTTGAATACGAACGCCACCAGCTGATGCGCCGTCTGCGCCAGTTGATTGCACAGTCCTGGCACACCGATGAAATTCGTAAGCTGCGCCCGAGCCCGGTGGATGAAGCCAAATGGGGCTTCGCGGTGGTTGAGAACAGCCTGTGGCAGGGCGTACCGAACTATTTACGCGAACTAAACGAACAGCTGGAAGAGAATCTGGGTTACCAGTTACCCGTTGATTTCGTTCCGGTACGTTTCACCTCGTGGATGGGCGGCGACCGTGACGGCAACCCAAATGTGACCGCGGATATCACCCGTCACGTTCTGCTGCTGAGCCGCTGGAAAGCGACCGATCTGTTCCTGAAAGATATTCATGTTCTGGTTTCTGAGCTGTCGATGGTCGATGCCACGCCGGAACTGTTGGCGATGGTCGGCGAAGAAGGCGCATCGGAGCCTTACCGCTACCTGATGAAAAACCTGCGCGCACGCCTGATGGCAACCCAGGCCTGGCTGGAAGCGCGTCTGAAAGGCGAAAAGCTGCCGAAACCGGCAGGTCTGCTGACGCAAAACGAACAGCTGTGGGAGCCGCTGTACGCCTGCTACCGGTCACTGCAAGCCTGCGGCATGGGCATTATCGCCAATGGTGAACTGCTCGACACCCTGCGTCGCGTGAAATGTTTTGGCGTACCGCTGGTGCGTATTGATATCCGTCAGGAGAGCACCCGCCACACCGAAGCGCTGGGTGAACTGACCCGTTACCTCGGTATCGGGGATTACGAAAGCTGGTCAGAAGCAGACAAACAGGCCTTCCTGATCCGCGAACTGAACTCCAAACGCCCGCTGCTGCCGCGCAACTGGGAACCGAGCAATGACACTCGCGAAGTGCTCGACACCTGTAAGGTCATTGCCGAAGCGCCAAAAGGTTCGATTGCCGCCTACGTCATCTCGATGGCAAAAACGCCATCCGACGTACTGGCCGTACATCTGCTGCTGAAAGAGGCTGGAATTGGCTTCGCGATGCCGGTTGCGCCGCTGTTCGAAACCCTCGACGACCTGAACAACGCCGACGACGTCATGACCCAACTGCTGAACATCGACTGGTATCGCGGTCTGATTCAGGGCAAGCAGATGGTGATGATTGGCTATTCCGACTCGGCAAAAGACGCCGGCGTGATGGCCGCCTCCTGGGCGCAGTATCAGGCGCAGGATGCGTTGATTAAAACCTGCGAGAAAGCGGGTATCGAGCTGACGCTGTTCCACGGTCGCGGAGGTTCCATCGGTCGCGGAGGCGCGCCAGCCCATGCTGCGTTGCTTTCACAACCGCCGGGCAGCCTGAAAGGGGGTCTGCGCGTGACCGAACAGGGCGAAATGATCCGCTTCAAATACGGTCTGCCGGAAGTCACCGTCAGCAGTCTGTCGCTGTACACCAGCGCGATTCTGGAAGCGAACCTGCTGCCGCCGCCGGAGCCGAAAGACGCCTGGTGTCATATCATGGACGAACTCTCGGTTATCTCCTGTGAGGTGTACCGTGGTTATGTTCGTGAAAACAAAGACTTTGTCCCGTACTTCCGTTCTGCAACGCCGGAACAGGAACTGGGCAAACTGCCGCTTGGCTCGCGTCCGGCGAAACGTCGCCCGACCGGCGGTGTGGAATCCCTGCGCGCCATTCCGTGGATCTTCGCCTGGACGCAGAACCGCCTGATGCTGCCAGCCTGGCTGGGTGCCGGTACCGCGCTGCAGAAAGTGGTTGAAGATGGTAAGCAGAGCGAACTGGAAGCAATGTGTCGCGACTGGCCGTTCTTCTCCACTCGCCTCGGCATGCTGGAAATGGTGTTCTCGAAGGCGGATCTGTGGCTGGCGGAATATTACGATCAGCGCCTGGTGGCGAAAGAGCTGTGGCCGCTAGGTAAAGAGCTGCGCGAACTACTGGAAGAGGACATCAAAGTCGTGCTGGCGATTGCCAACGATTCACACCTGATGGCCGATCTCCCGTGGATTGCCGAATCTATCCAGTTACGTAATATCTACACCGACCCGCTGAACGTCCTGCAGGCTGAGCTGTTACACCGCTCGCGACTGACGGAACAACAGGGCAAAGAGCCCGATCCTCGCGTTGAACAGGCGCTGATGGTCACTATCGCCGGCGTGGCGGCAGGTATGCGTAATACCGGCTAA
- the argE gene encoding acetylornithine deacetylase, which produces MKMNLPPFIEIYRALIATPSISATEEALDQSNESLINLLAGWFSDLGFNVEIQPVPGTRNKFNLLASTGQGAGGLLLTGHTDTVPFDDGRWTRDPFTLTEHDNKLYGLGTADMKGFFAFILDALRDVDVTQLKKPLYILATADEETSMAGARYFSENTAIRPDCAIIGEPTSLQPIRAHKGHISTAVRVMGQSGHSSDPARGVNAIELMHDAIGRIMQLRDTLKERYHYDAFTVPYPTLNLGSLHGGDASNRICACCELHMDIRPLPGMTLGDLDGLLTEALAPVSERWPGRLTVAELHPPIPGYECPPDHQLVEVVEKLLGEKTDVVNYCTEAPFIQTLCPTLVLGPGSINQAHQPDEYLETRFIKPTRELITQVVHHFCWH; this is translated from the coding sequence ATGAAAATGAACTTACCGCCATTTATCGAGATCTACCGCGCGCTGATTGCCACGCCGTCCATCAGCGCTACCGAAGAAGCGCTGGATCAGAGCAATGAGTCTTTAATCAATCTGCTGGCGGGTTGGTTCAGCGATCTCGGTTTCAACGTTGAGATTCAACCGGTCCCGGGAACCCGCAATAAATTCAATCTGCTGGCCAGCACCGGACAAGGTGCGGGCGGCCTGCTGCTGACGGGTCATACCGACACCGTGCCGTTTGACGATGGGCGCTGGACGCGCGATCCCTTCACCCTCACCGAGCATGACAACAAGCTCTACGGTCTGGGCACGGCGGACATGAAGGGCTTCTTCGCCTTTATTCTCGACGCGCTTCGCGACGTTGATGTGACACAACTGAAAAAGCCGCTCTACATTCTGGCGACGGCAGATGAAGAGACCAGCATGGCGGGGGCGCGTTACTTCTCGGAAAACACAGCGATTCGCCCCGATTGTGCGATCATCGGTGAGCCCACGTCGCTACAGCCGATTCGCGCGCACAAAGGCCATATCTCAACGGCGGTGCGGGTAATGGGCCAGTCCGGCCACTCCAGCGATCCGGCGCGCGGCGTGAACGCTATCGAACTGATGCACGACGCGATTGGTCGCATTATGCAACTACGCGACACCCTGAAGGAACGTTATCACTATGACGCCTTCACCGTGCCGTATCCCACCCTGAATCTGGGCAGTCTGCACGGTGGCGATGCGTCGAACCGCATTTGCGCCTGCTGTGAACTGCATATGGACATTCGCCCGCTTCCGGGTATGACGCTGGGCGATCTGGATGGCCTGCTGACAGAAGCCCTGGCACCGGTGAGCGAACGCTGGCCGGGCCGACTGACCGTTGCCGAACTGCATCCACCGATCCCAGGCTACGAATGTCCACCAGACCATCAACTGGTTGAAGTGGTGGAGAAACTGCTGGGCGAGAAAACCGATGTGGTGAACTACTGCACCGAAGCGCCGTTTATTCAGACGCTTTGTCCGACGCTGGTGTTGGGTCCGGGCTCTATCAATCAGGCGCACCAGCCGGATGAATATCTGGAAACCCGGTTCATCAAACCGACGCGTGAACTGATTACCCAGGTTGTTCATCATTTCTGCTGGCACTGA